In Crassostrea angulata isolate pt1a10 chromosome 6, ASM2561291v2, whole genome shotgun sequence, a genomic segment contains:
- the LOC128189799 gene encoding sialin-like, producing MSDNICWDRTTQSLVLSSYFYGQLIAPFISGLVTQRFGVKRPMALYMLLSSILLMATPELARRSSSLTIAVRAVQGFLGSGCLPMYSQLWDEWAPTPERGELLAFTLSGLDLGILVAFASSGYLCTIPVDKGWPFIFYTYGGLTLIWVATWLLFVTDSPKTHPFISHKERKFIRGNRHDHVSDKSENDPVKTPWLLILRSGPVWAMMAAMVSVASGMSLVFSYLPKYMDNVHHLNTRENGLLSSLPFLGRGLSIIFIGILTDKILQRKWISVTKMRKINQCCSSFTAALSIYFVQYVHRADLAILLITLSTASLGGTMSGAYTNSLELAPRYASSLSGLAFTLNGVGQITAPIAGSLIIQEGTTASWGNMFMSLSAVYICGGVVYVLLGSSDELPWYSQAKQSEKVPEISNISQIVIKMSEKSEYGH from the exons ATGTCTGACAATATCTGCTGGGACCGTACCACTCAGAGCCTAGTGCTGTCATCCTATTTCTACGGACAACTTATAGCCCCCTTTATATCCGGATTGGTGACCCAGCGCTTTGGGGTCAAACGCCCAATGGCGCTTTACATGCTGTTATCCTCGATTTTACTGATGGCGACCCCTGAATTGGCGCGAAGGAGCTCCAGTCTGACCATTGCTGTTCGGGCTGTACAGGGATTCCTAGGG TCGGGATGCCTACCAATGTACTCACAGCTGTGGGATGAGTGGGCCCCGACCCCAGAACGGGGTGAACTCCTCGCCTTCACACTCTCAG GACTTGACTTGGGAATACTTGTTGCCTTCGCCAGTTCCGGATATCTGTGCACAATTCCAGTGGACAAGGGATGGCCGTTTATTTTCTACACTTACG GTGGCTTGACGTTGATATGGGTGGCGACGTGGCTCTTGTTTGTGACGGATTCACCGAAGACGCACCCCTTTATTAGTCACAAGGAGAGAAAATTCATACGCGGTAATAGACACGACCATGTCAGTGATAAG TCAGAGAATGATCCAGTAAAGACGCCGTGGCTTTTGATTCTGAGGTCGGGACCAGTGTGGGCGATGATGGCTGCCATGGTTTCTGTTGCTTCCGGAATGTCTCTAGTGTTTTCATACCTACCAAAATACATGGATAATGTGCATCATCTTAACACAAGAGAG AATGGACTTTTGTCATCTCTTCCCTTTCTCGGCCGTGGTCTTTCAATCATCTTTATTGGTATCTTAACAGACAAAATCCTACAGCGGAAGTGGATATCTGTTACCAAAATGAGGAAGATAAATCAGTGTTGTT CTTCTTTCACGGCGGCCCTGTCCATTTACTTTGTCCAGTATGTACACCGAGCTGATCTGGCAATACTGCTCATAACTTTGTCTACGGCATCACTAGGAGGAACCATGTCAGGAGCATACACCAATTCTTTGGAACTGGCTCCAAG GTACGCGTCGTCTTTATCAGGGCTTGCATTCACTTTGAATGGAGTGGGACAGATCACAGCCCCTATAGCGGGATCTCTTATCAtacaagag GGAACAACTGCCAGTTGGGGGAACATGTTTATGTCCTTGAGTGCTGTATACATATGTGGGGGAGTAGTGTATGTACTATTAGGAAGCAGTGACGAACTCCCTTGGTATTCACAAGCCAAACAAAGTGAAAAAGTACCAGAAATATCTAACATATCACAAATTGTCATCAAAATGAGTGAAAAATCAGAATATGGTCATTGA